DNA from Pirellulales bacterium:
AACTCAAGTCGCTCGCCGATCCGGCCGCTGAAACCGCCAGCCCGACGGCCGAAGAATGAACCCGCCGAGTGACGGCGTTGGATAGGGTCATCAGGCCATCGGTCAGTGCGATTCGCGCTGAGAATCTGGCCGTCATAATTTTCTTGATTTGCGCTGCCGTGTCTGGGAATATGACGGCTCGACCGTCTTTATCTGCAATCGGAGCACGCTAACGAGCGTTATCCCAAGCCGGGGCTGTGTGCTAAGGCGAATCCTTAGAACGTGTCTTCAAATGTATTTGTGTCGGGTCAGGGGGCGTGACATGAGGTTGATCATGGCGATGTAGATCATGGCCTCGCTGGTTTCGGTGTTGCGTTCGTAGTCGCGGGCGTGGCGGCGGTAGCGGACGAGCCA
Protein-coding regions in this window:
- a CDS encoding IS5/IS1182 family transposase; translated protein: WLVRYRRHARDYERNTETSEAMIYIAMINLMSRPLTRHKYI